A region of the Methylobacterium nodulans ORS 2060 genome:
GATGCCGTCTGCGTGGACCGAAAGATGCTCGACTATCTCCTGCACAACCTCGCCGCCGAAATGGATGTCGCGCACCGGCGCAGTGTCGAGGGCGTTTGAGTCGGCGCGGCCCTCGTGCCCGATCCGCCATCGCGAGGATGTGGCCCCTCGATGCCGGGCGCGCAGCGCCGGGAGGCGCTCAGTGGAGCGTCCCGCCCGGCTCCCCGGGCGGCACAACCGCTTCCGAGAAGGGGAACTCGAAGACGATCTCGCCGGCCTCGTCGGTGACTTCGAGGATCGCCGAGAGCAGCCGCGAGGTGGGGCCGCTCTCGCGCAGCACCTCGCGGATCAGGTTGCGCGCGACCTCCCAGGCCTCGTCCGCGTCGCGCAAGGTTCGGCCCTCAGGATCGGGCAGCAGATCCGCGCCGACCCGTGTCGCGAAGAAGTAGCGGGGCATGGCATGGCCTCCGGTCGCCATCTCAGGGCTTCGCGCAGGCGGGATCCGCCGGCCTCGGTGCCCGCGCGAAGTCGAGCACGGTCCGCGCATAGGTCTCTACCACTTCCGAGAACGGCTGCCGCTCGGCGGTGAACAGCACGGCGCGATGGCTGAAGAGCGCCTCCGGGACCGGGAGCGTCCCGCAGGATCCCGCGCTCGGCGCCGCCTGATCCCAGCCCTCCGGGAGCGGCTGCCAAAGGAGGCGGCTCTCGACCGTCTGCCGGGTCGGCTTGAGACCCTGCACCGCTCGCCCGAAGGGGGTGTCGCTGGTGTCGAGCGCCCGGTTCATCTCGGGCGTGAGGCGCGCGGGCACGTACCAATTGTCGGCCTCCGACAGCACCTGATCGCCGCAGGCGAGCCGCACCCGCCGGTACCGCAGGGGCTCGTCCGGGCCGACCTGGAGGCGCTGACGCGTCTCGGCACTCGCCGGCCGGTCCACCTCGCGCACCAGCCGGGCGACGAGCCGCGGCTCCGCCGCGATCCCGTGCGCGCCGCACCACGCTTCGAGGGTCGTGGTGGCGCTGCGGGCGGCGAGGAGCTGCGCGT
Encoded here:
- a CDS encoding DUF6894 family protein, with protein sequence MPRYFFATRVGADLLPDPEGRTLRDADEAWEVARNLIREVLRESGPTSRLLSAILEVTDEAGEIVFEFPFSEAVVPPGEPGGTLH